A single genomic interval of Polaribacter vadi harbors:
- a CDS encoding GNAT family N-acetyltransferase — MKFKIKLFSELNTTELYQILQLRAEVFVVEQDCVYQDIDFKDQKALHVFGFKNDKVVAYTRIFKPGDYFENASIGRVVVAEKERKFGYGHLIMKASISAIKNNFKVDEITISAQKYLKKFYETHQFKQVGEEYLEDGIPHIRMDRK; from the coding sequence ATGAAATTTAAAATAAAATTGTTTTCAGAATTAAATACTACAGAACTCTATCAAATTCTACAACTTAGAGCAGAAGTTTTTGTGGTGGAGCAAGATTGTGTGTACCAAGATATAGATTTTAAAGACCAAAAAGCGTTGCATGTTTTTGGTTTTAAGAATGATAAAGTAGTTGCATATACACGTATTTTTAAACCTGGAGATTATTTTGAGAATGCAAGTATTGGAAGAGTAGTAGTTGCAGAAAAAGAACGAAAGTTTGGTTATGGACATTTAATTATGAAAGCATCCATAAGTGCTATAAAAAATAATTTTAAAGTTGATGAAATTACAATTTCTGCTCAAAAATATTTAAAGAAATTTTACGAAACACATCAATTTAAACAAGTAGGAGAGGAGTATTTAGAAGATGGTATTCCACATATTAGAATGGATAGAAAATAA
- a CDS encoding head GIN domain-containing protein has protein sequence MKKIVCICLLISSFIGQSQTTVTKNLGDYNVLKVYNGIELELIKSTETKLVITGKKSEMVKIKNVDNTLKLSLPFSLNPEDNAAGGEVLVKLYYNAIIDVIDANENATITGKEIEQEKLEVNSQERAFINLVLKVKHLEVRATSGGIIKLTGSTKNQNVDVDLYGIYNGFGLKADSNSTVKAGTGARAEVFAEETLDAKVSFGGSIFYKGNPEVLKDKKVIGGIIQKRD, from the coding sequence ATGAAAAAAATAGTATGTATTTGTTTGTTAATTAGTTCTTTTATAGGACAATCGCAAACAACAGTAACTAAAAATTTAGGCGATTATAATGTTTTAAAAGTTTATAATGGTATTGAATTAGAGTTGATAAAATCTACAGAAACGAAACTTGTTATTACAGGAAAGAAATCTGAAATGGTTAAAATTAAAAATGTAGATAATACTTTAAAATTATCCTTACCTTTTTCTTTAAATCCTGAAGATAATGCTGCTGGTGGAGAAGTTTTAGTAAAATTATATTACAATGCTATTATTGATGTAATTGATGCTAATGAAAACGCGACCATTACAGGAAAAGAAATAGAACAAGAAAAATTAGAGGTAAATTCGCAAGAAAGAGCTTTTATTAATTTAGTTTTAAAAGTAAAACACTTAGAAGTAAGAGCAACTTCTGGAGGAATTATTAAATTAACAGGTAGTACAAAAAACCAAAATGTAGATGTAGATTTATATGGAATTTATAATGGTTTTGGTTTAAAGGCAGACTCAAATTCTACTGTAAAGGCTGGTACTGGAGCAAGAGCAGAAGTTTTTGCAGAAGAAACCTTAGATGCGAAAGTAAGTTTTGGAGGTTCTATTTTTTACAAAGGAAACCCAGAAGTTTTAAAAGATAAAAAAGTAATTGGTGGCATTATACAAAAAAGAGATTAA
- the rpiB gene encoding ribose 5-phosphate isomerase B: MTIAIGNDHAGTEYKFEIIKHLENKGYKVINFGTDTNDSMDYPDAIHPTANCVETGKAEFGIILCGSGNGAQMTANKHQGIRAALCWNNELVALTRQHNNSNMLTIPARFVSLQQAIGFVDIFLTTEFEGGRHGTRVDKISC; this comes from the coding sequence ATGACAATTGCCATTGGAAACGATCATGCAGGAACTGAATACAAGTTCGAAATTATAAAACATTTAGAGAATAAAGGATATAAAGTTATCAATTTTGGAACCGATACAAACGATTCTATGGATTATCCTGATGCTATTCATCCAACAGCAAACTGTGTAGAAACAGGTAAAGCTGAATTTGGTATTATTCTTTGTGGTTCTGGAAATGGTGCACAAATGACTGCTAATAAACATCAAGGAATAAGAGCTGCTTTGTGTTGGAATAATGAATTGGTTGCATTAACAAGACAACATAACAACTCAAATATGTTAACGATTCCTGCACGTTTTGTGTCTTTACAACAAGCTATTGGTTTTGTAGATATTTTTTTAACTACAGAATTTGAAGGTGGTAGACATGGAACTAGAGTTGATAAAATTTCTTGTTAA
- a CDS encoding diacylglycerol/lipid kinase family protein gives MARLEKLPVDKISFDKIHVNRWFIVANPTSGNRNFSKKWKLIQQLLRDKNIHFSFSITQFVKHEIELVQNAVKQGYRNFISVGGDGTLHHVVNAIMLQRYVKTSDITIAVIPLGTGNDWIKTYNIPNNIKKSIEIINQKKTILQDIGVLETADQKMTYFNNAAGLGYDAYIVNKLKKLKSFGAASYLLAGIYGLFFYKKSIFSISFDDQKIETTCLMTVIGLCKFSGGGMQFTKDVDASDEFFDITIAKNITFLDLVLNINKLYSGKIVDHKKCETYKTKEICVQPKNHKTFIQADGELIGTGKVTAKILEKAIKFVVN, from the coding sequence ATGGCTCGATTGGAAAAACTACCTGTTGATAAAATAAGTTTCGACAAGATCCATGTGAATCGTTGGTTTATTGTTGCAAACCCAACTTCTGGCAATCGTAATTTTTCTAAAAAGTGGAAGCTAATTCAGCAATTGTTACGAGATAAGAATATTCATTTTTCTTTTTCTATTACACAATTTGTTAAACACGAAATTGAATTGGTACAAAACGCAGTTAAGCAAGGATATAGAAACTTTATTTCTGTAGGTGGAGATGGAACCCTACATCATGTAGTGAATGCAATAATGCTGCAAAGATATGTAAAAACTTCGGATATAACTATTGCAGTAATTCCTTTAGGAACTGGAAACGATTGGATAAAAACGTATAACATTCCTAATAATATTAAAAAGTCGATAGAAATCATCAACCAAAAAAAGACAATTTTACAAGATATTGGTGTTTTGGAAACTGCTGATCAAAAAATGACTTATTTTAATAACGCAGCTGGTTTAGGGTATGATGCGTACATTGTTAATAAACTTAAAAAATTAAAAAGTTTTGGAGCTGCATCTTATTTATTAGCCGGAATTTATGGTTTATTCTTCTATAAAAAATCTATATTTTCTATTTCTTTTGATGATCAAAAAATAGAAACAACTTGTTTAATGACGGTTATCGGACTTTGTAAATTTTCTGGTGGTGGCATGCAGTTTACCAAAGATGTTGATGCTTCTGACGAATTTTTTGATATTACCATCGCTAAAAATATTACTTTTTTAGATTTAGTACTGAATATCAATAAATTATATTCAGGAAAAATTGTAGATCATAAAAAGTGTGAAACGTATAAAACTAAAGAAATATGTGTACAACCTAAAAATCATAAAACCTTTATACAAGCTGATGGAGAGTTGATTGGAACAGGAAAAGTTACTGCAAAAATTTTAGAAAAAGCAATTAAATTTGTGGTGAACTGA
- the tatA gene encoding twin-arginine translocase TatA/TatE family subunit, with protein MNSLHTFLAIPGGYSIILIVVVVLLLFGGKKIPELMKGLGGGIKEFKKASKDEEGEQLEEKK; from the coding sequence ATGAATAGTTTACATACATTTTTAGCAATTCCAGGAGGATACTCAATAATATTAATTGTAGTGGTTGTTTTATTGTTATTTGGAGGCAAGAAAATACCTGAGCTAATGAAAGGTTTAGGTGGTGGAATAAAAGAGTTTAAAAAGGCTTCTAAAGACGAAGAAGGAGAACAGTTAGAAGAAAAGAAGTAA
- a CDS encoding YbjQ family protein — translation MILTTTNNIENFQIVDYLGIVTGSAYDSSYSTNGKKMSFTDMFSMTKYREMYTLGLEGIKEKAFQNLKDNAVKLGANAVVGIQIDVEPLANSSTLLVSITGTAVKVK, via the coding sequence ATGATTTTAACAACAACAAATAATATAGAAAACTTTCAAATAGTAGATTATTTAGGCATTGTAACTGGTTCAGCTTACGATTCTAGTTATTCTACAAACGGAAAAAAAATGTCTTTTACAGATATGTTTAGCATGACTAAATATAGAGAAATGTACACTTTAGGTTTAGAAGGTATAAAAGAAAAAGCGTTCCAAAATTTAAAAGATAATGCAGTTAAATTAGGAGCAAATGCAGTTGTAGGAATTCAAATAGATGTAGAACCTTTGGCAAATTCCTCTACACTTTTAGTTTCTATTACAGGAACTGCAGTAAAAGTAAAATAA
- a CDS encoding LytTR family DNA-binding domain-containing protein, with protein sequence MLIVNDKLLRLKSEKINRIKEDEITLYSENKKENITIHINKLIYITIDGNYASFFIETGNGIKELILRNTLSNILKQIKNYPFIFRCHKSYIINSLFFDKITGNARGYSLKSNRIENKIPVSRSLHKVDLEKLLQK encoded by the coding sequence ATGTTGATAGTAAATGATAAACTATTAAGATTAAAATCAGAAAAAATAAATAGAATAAAAGAAGATGAGATAACCTTATATTCAGAAAATAAGAAAGAAAATATTACAATACATATTAATAAATTAATCTACATTACAATAGATGGTAATTATGCAAGTTTTTTTATAGAAACAGGAAATGGTATAAAAGAATTAATTTTAAGAAATACATTATCTAACATCTTAAAGCAAATAAAAAACTATCCTTTTATCTTTAGGTGCCATAAATCTTATATTATAAATTCTTTATTTTTTGATAAAATTACAGGTAATGCAAGAGGTTATTCTTTAAAATCTAATAGAATTGAAAACAAAATTCCTGTTTCTAGAAGTTTACATAAAGTAGATTTAGAAAAATTACTGCAAAAATAG
- the rnr gene encoding ribonuclease R: protein MTKKKKKIYKKKGKIVKDLTKNIFRILNEDSSKSFNYKQIAAKLKIEDTDGKNQVIQKLAELTGSKKLIEIDRGKFQINEDRKYSIGTLDITSNGNGYFMTDDYENDIFTPNNNLGKGLHGDVVRAYVYKRKRSNKLEADVVEIIERAKNEFVGVLQKSKNFGFVICDNNKMYADIFISESKMNGAEHGDKVQAKLIDWPENSKNPFGKITTVLGKPGDHNTEMHSILLEYDLPYEFEPEVEKEAEELPIEITKEEIAKRRDMRGDLTFTIDPKDAKDFDDALSFTKLENGNFEIGIHIADVSHYLQPDTILDDEAYARATSVYLVDRVVPMLPEMLSNGVCSLRPNEEKLTFSAVFEINEKAQIVGEWFGRTVTYSDQRFAYEEAQSIIENVQLSEDVQPYTMPTDISITDASYEVKAEVVEATLKLDELAKILRKKRMKQGAISFDRVEVKFNLDEDANPVGVFFKTSQDANKLIEEFMLLANRKVAEFIGSHKGRPSNKTFIYRVHDEPNDEKLASLQNIIGKFGYKINTDTKESTSATLNQLLSDVQGKAESNMIETLAIRTMSKAVYTTQNIGHYGLAFDYYSHFTSPIRRYPDVMTHRLLQHYLDGGESPKALPYEEKCKHSSQREELASKAERSSIKYMQVKYMQDHKEEIFDGVITGVTEWGIYVEIAANKCEGMVRIRDIKSDYYIFDEEQYAIVGQSTKNMYQLGDDVKVQVKKTDLERKHLDFNLIEE from the coding sequence ATGACAAAAAAGAAGAAAAAAATATATAAAAAGAAAGGAAAAATTGTAAAAGATTTAACTAAAAATATATTCAGAATTTTAAATGAAGACAGTAGTAAGTCTTTCAATTATAAACAAATAGCAGCCAAATTAAAAATTGAAGATACTGATGGTAAAAACCAAGTTATTCAAAAATTAGCAGAATTAACAGGCTCAAAAAAATTAATAGAAATAGACAGAGGTAAATTTCAAATTAATGAAGATCGTAAATATTCCATTGGTACTTTAGATATTACCTCTAATGGAAATGGATATTTTATGACAGATGATTATGAAAACGACATTTTTACACCCAATAACAATCTTGGAAAAGGTTTGCATGGAGATGTGGTTAGAGCCTATGTTTACAAAAGAAAAAGAAGTAATAAACTAGAGGCAGACGTTGTAGAAATTATAGAACGCGCAAAAAACGAATTTGTTGGTGTTTTACAAAAAAGCAAAAACTTTGGTTTTGTAATTTGTGATAACAACAAAATGTATGCAGATATTTTTATCTCCGAAAGTAAAATGAATGGTGCAGAACATGGAGATAAAGTACAAGCAAAACTAATTGATTGGCCAGAAAATTCTAAAAATCCGTTTGGTAAAATAACCACAGTTTTAGGAAAACCAGGAGATCATAATACAGAAATGCATTCTATTTTATTAGAATATGATTTGCCTTACGAATTTGAGCCAGAAGTAGAGAAGGAAGCAGAAGAGTTACCGATAGAAATTACCAAAGAAGAAATTGCCAAACGTAGAGATATGAGAGGCGATTTAACCTTTACAATCGATCCAAAAGATGCCAAAGATTTTGATGATGCATTATCATTCACAAAATTAGAGAATGGCAATTTTGAAATTGGAATTCATATTGCAGATGTTTCACATTATTTACAACCAGATACTATTTTAGATGATGAAGCGTATGCAAGAGCAACCTCTGTTTATTTGGTAGATAGAGTAGTGCCAATGTTACCAGAAATGTTAAGTAATGGCGTTTGTTCTTTAAGACCAAATGAAGAAAAATTAACATTTTCTGCTGTTTTTGAAATCAATGAAAAAGCACAAATAGTAGGGGAGTGGTTTGGAAGAACAGTAACGTATTCAGACCAACGTTTTGCGTATGAAGAAGCACAAAGTATTATAGAAAATGTACAACTTTCTGAGGATGTGCAGCCTTATACAATGCCTACAGATATTTCTATCACAGATGCATCTTACGAAGTAAAAGCTGAAGTTGTAGAAGCTACTTTAAAGTTAGATGAATTGGCAAAAATTCTTCGTAAAAAGAGAATGAAACAAGGTGCAATTTCTTTTGATAGAGTAGAGGTGAAGTTCAATTTAGATGAAGATGCAAATCCTGTTGGAGTTTTCTTTAAAACAAGCCAAGATGCTAATAAATTAATTGAAGAATTTATGTTGTTAGCCAACAGAAAAGTAGCAGAATTTATTGGAAGTCATAAAGGAAGGCCATCAAACAAAACGTTTATTTATAGAGTACATGATGAGCCAAATGACGAGAAATTAGCTTCGCTACAAAATATCATTGGTAAATTCGGTTATAAAATAAATACAGATACCAAAGAGAGTACATCAGCGACTTTAAATCAACTTTTAAGTGATGTTCAAGGCAAAGCAGAATCGAATATGATTGAAACTTTAGCTATTAGAACCATGAGTAAAGCTGTTTATACAACTCAAAATATTGGGCATTATGGTTTGGCTTTTGATTATTATAGTCATTTTACATCACCAATAAGACGTTATCCTGATGTAATGACACATAGATTGCTTCAACATTATTTAGATGGAGGAGAATCGCCAAAAGCGCTTCCTTATGAAGAAAAGTGTAAACATTCTTCGCAAAGAGAAGAATTAGCATCAAAAGCAGAAAGATCATCTATAAAATACATGCAAGTTAAATACATGCAAGATCATAAAGAAGAAATTTTTGATGGTGTAATTACAGGCGTTACTGAATGGGGAATTTATGTAGAAATTGCTGCGAATAAATGTGAAGGAATGGTTAGAATTAGAGATATAAAAAGCGATTATTATATTTTTGATGAAGAGCAATATGCAATTGTTGGGCAATCCACAAAAAACATGTATCAGTTAGGTGATGATGTAAAAGTGCAAGTAAAAAAGACAGATTTAGAACGCAAACATTTAGATTTTAATTTAATTGAGGAGTAA
- a CDS encoding SPFH domain-containing protein, which produces MIPTLPIIIVLSVIILFAAFFMVKQQTAAIIERFGKFHSIRQSGLHLKIPLVDKVAGRLSLKIQQLDVIIETKTLDDVFVKLKVSVQYKVINEKVYDAFYKLDYPADQITSYVFDVVRAEVPKMKLDDVFVKKDDIALAVKAELNDAMSDYGFDIIRTLVTDIDPDHQVKIAMNRINASEREKIAAQFEGDAQRILIVERAKAEAESKRLQGQGIADQRREIARGLEESVEVLNKVGINSQEASALIVVTQHYDTLQSLGQETNSNLILLPNSPQAGSQMLNDMVASFTASNQIGEAMKNQKPKEKE; this is translated from the coding sequence ATGATACCAACTTTGCCAATTATTATAGTCTTATCAGTTATTATACTTTTTGCCGCTTTTTTTATGGTAAAACAGCAAACAGCAGCAATTATAGAACGTTTTGGAAAATTTCATAGCATTCGCCAATCTGGTTTACATTTAAAAATTCCTTTGGTTGATAAAGTTGCAGGAAGATTGAGTTTAAAAATTCAGCAATTAGATGTTATTATAGAAACTAAAACATTAGATGATGTTTTTGTAAAACTAAAAGTTTCTGTTCAGTATAAAGTAATCAATGAAAAAGTATATGACGCTTTTTATAAGTTAGATTATCCTGCAGACCAAATAACAAGTTACGTTTTTGATGTGGTAAGAGCAGAAGTTCCTAAAATGAAATTAGATGACGTTTTTGTAAAAAAAGATGATATTGCTTTAGCTGTAAAAGCGGAATTGAATGATGCAATGTCAGATTATGGATTTGATATTATTAGAACTTTAGTAACTGATATAGATCCAGATCATCAAGTAAAAATAGCCATGAACAGAATTAATGCCTCTGAACGTGAAAAAATTGCAGCACAGTTTGAGGGTGATGCACAACGTATTTTAATTGTAGAACGTGCAAAAGCAGAAGCAGAAAGCAAGCGTTTACAAGGACAAGGTATTGCAGATCAAAGACGTGAAATTGCACGTGGTTTAGAGGAATCTGTAGAAGTTTTAAATAAAGTTGGTATCAACAGCCAAGAAGCGTCTGCTTTAATTGTGGTTACACAACATTATGATACCTTACAATCTTTAGGGCAAGAAACAAATAGTAATTTAATTTTATTACCAAATTCGCCACAAGCTGGTAGCCAAATGTTAAATGATATGGTTGCAAGTTTTACAGCCAGTAATCAAATTGGTGAAGCAATGAAAAACCAAAAACCGAAAGAGAAAGAGTAA
- the gltX gene encoding glutamate--tRNA ligase, whose product MKSNVRVRFAPSPTGPLHIGGVRTALYNYLFAKKHNGTFILRIEDTDQTRYVPNAEQYIIDALKWCNIPFDEGPNTNEKFGPYRQSERKEIYKKYADILLEKGHAYYAFDTPEELTAQRDFNASKGKMFIYNWQNREDGKLVNSLVLSEEEVQKKINAGDKYVIRFKNPQSEILYMEDEIRGRITIKTNTLDDKVLFKSDGMPTYHLANIVDDHLMEITHVIRGEEWLPSMPLHVLLYKAFDWEIPKFAHLPLILKPVGRGKLSKRDGDKLGFPVFPLAYTNEETGEVSRGFKEDGYFADAFINMLAFLGWNPGTTEEIFTIDRLIEKFDFERVNKAGAKFDLDKTKWFQQQYMQTKDDEKLTDLFMPTLEKKGINMDKKDVQKIVASIKERAVFVDEFWELASYFFETPQEYDAKAVKKSWKEGTSDLMKELIPVVSNIEDFSSKNTEKEIKEWLSEKEIGYSKVMQPLRLCLVGKLAGPHLFDIIYLVGKEETIKRIHNAIEKIES is encoded by the coding sequence ATGAAATCTAATGTTCGTGTTCGTTTTGCACCTAGTCCAACAGGACCTTTACATATTGGTGGTGTAAGAACAGCTTTATACAATTATTTATTTGCCAAAAAACATAATGGAACTTTTATTTTAAGAATAGAAGATACAGACCAAACACGTTATGTACCAAATGCTGAACAGTATATTATAGACGCTTTAAAATGGTGTAATATCCCTTTTGATGAAGGTCCAAATACGAACGAAAAATTTGGTCCTTATAGACAATCTGAACGTAAAGAAATCTATAAAAAATATGCAGATATTTTATTAGAAAAGGGTCATGCATATTATGCTTTTGATACTCCAGAAGAATTAACAGCACAAAGAGACTTTAATGCTTCTAAAGGAAAAATGTTTATTTATAATTGGCAAAATAGAGAAGATGGTAAATTAGTAAATTCCTTAGTTTTATCTGAAGAAGAAGTACAAAAAAAGATTAATGCTGGTGATAAATATGTAATTCGTTTTAAAAATCCACAAAGCGAAATTTTGTACATGGAAGACGAAATTCGTGGCAGAATTACTATTAAAACAAATACATTAGATGATAAAGTTTTATTTAAATCTGATGGAATGCCAACATATCATTTAGCAAATATTGTTGATGATCATTTAATGGAAATTACACACGTTATTAGAGGTGAAGAATGGTTACCTTCTATGCCTTTACACGTTTTATTATACAAAGCTTTTGATTGGGAAATTCCAAAATTTGCACATTTACCTTTAATTTTAAAACCAGTTGGTAGAGGAAAATTAAGCAAAAGAGATGGAGATAAATTAGGGTTTCCTGTTTTTCCTTTAGCCTACACAAATGAAGAAACAGGAGAAGTTTCTAGAGGTTTTAAAGAAGATGGTTATTTTGCAGATGCTTTTATAAATATGTTAGCATTTTTAGGTTGGAATCCTGGTACTACAGAAGAAATTTTTACGATTGATAGATTAATTGAAAAATTTGATTTTGAACGTGTTAATAAAGCTGGTGCAAAATTTGATCTTGATAAAACAAAATGGTTTCAGCAGCAATATATGCAAACCAAAGACGATGAAAAATTAACAGATTTATTTATGCCTACTTTAGAAAAAAAGGGGATAAACATGGATAAAAAAGATGTACAAAAAATAGTTGCTTCTATAAAAGAGAGAGCTGTTTTTGTAGATGAATTCTGGGAATTAGCTTCTTACTTTTTTGAAACTCCACAAGAATATGATGCTAAAGCTGTAAAGAAAAGCTGGAAAGAAGGAACTTCTGATTTAATGAAAGAATTGATTCCTGTAGTTTCAAATATTGAAGATTTTTCATCAAAAAATACTGAGAAAGAAATCAAAGAATGGCTTTCTGAAAAAGAAATTGGGTACAGTAAAGTGATGCAACCTTTGCGTTTGTGTTTGGTTGGTAAATTGGCTGGGCCTCATTTATTTGATATTATTTATTTAGTTGGTAAAGAAGAAACTATTAAAAGAATACATAATGCAATCGAAAAAATAGAATCATGA